GGAGCGGCAAGCGAACGCAAATCATCCTCTTGCCATCTTCTTCAGGCCCGGATCTCGGCAAGACGCGCAGCACTGACGCCAACGCGGTGGAAGTCTCGCCCGAAATAGATGAGCCCATCGCAACCGGCCTCGTATCGAACGGCCGTCACTCCGCAATAGAAAACGGTGTGGGTGCCCACTTCCGAAGCAGAATCGACCTGACAATCGAAAGCACAGACAGCCCCATCGAGCACCGGAGCGCCCGTTTCAAGAGCACCCCATTTAGCACAGGCGAGCCGTTCGCGGACTGACAGCCCCTTCGTAGCAAACTGCATCGCCACGTCACGCTGATCGGCTGACAGAACGTTGACACAAAGATTTCCATTCTTGCGAATGATTTCGTTGGTGGCGCTCGAGCGATTGATGCAGACGAGGAGCGTCGGCGGCTCGTCCGTCACTGAGCAGGCTGCGGTGACTGTGCATCCTGCAAGGCCTGCGGCCCCGTTCGACGTAACGATATTAACTGCCGCAGCAAGACCTGCCATTGCGTCTCGGTACTGGGACCTATCAATCATGTGAAATCCTGCATCTCACAAGTGAAATCACTTTGGCAGCCGCATCGCCGCGACACTTCGCGGCCGAATGCGTTTCTTTGCTGCGCGACCCACCCAGATGATGGTAATCCGCCTACTTGATTCGGAGGCGAATATCAGTACACGTCCTGGTCACACTGCCGGTAGCATCTTCGCCAGAAATCGTTGACGCGAACATCCGTGCCCGCTTCAAGTCGATGCACATTCTTTATGGTTTTTGGGATCTCGACAGCCAGATTCGCGTAGATTTCCATTCAATCCCCAGCCCCTACATCACTTCCGACTTTAGCTCTACGCCAGCGACGTCGATCGAATGGGAACATAATGTAATCGCGCACGGTGAGCGGCTCGGGCTGGTCTCGGAGGCCAACTTCTGGCCACTCATTCTTTTTTGGCCAGTATGCCGTCAGAAAAATCGTGTCCCAGAGGGTTGTAAAGAACCCATAGTTTCGGTGCCGGTGATGCGGTTCCATCGAGTGGTGAATGCGGTGGAACTTATTGTCGCCAATGATGTACCGAAGCGGCCCAAGATTGATGCGGGTGCTAGAGTGTGAAAGATGGGCCTGGAACGTAATCAGGGTCATGGCAACAACGGGCACTACGCCAGATTCGAAGTGGATAAGCGCGAGAGGTAGGGCCACTAACGCTGCGTAAATGAGGGGCTCGGTAACGTGATGATTGCAATTCCATGCCGTCAATTCGCGGATCGAGTGGTGAGTAGCGTGCAGACGCCAGAGGAATGGAACAGCATGCTGAGCGCGGTGCATCCAGTAGTAAAAGAAGTCGCCGGCAATCGCGACCAAAACCCCTGAAAGGACGGCCAATCCAGTGTTAATGATTGCGTTTTCGGAGTGAAGCAACGTACCGAAGTCGATTGTTACGAGCGGCTTTACCCCTAACCAGTCCAAGCTCACGGCGTAGAGGTGCCAAACCAACGCACCCCATCCGAGGCGAATAATCCAATTCCGCACGCCGCGAACGTATGAGGCAAAACTGTAGCGATAAGCCGGAAGGGTTAGCTCCAGCGCGGCGCAAAAGGTAGCGAAAATCACAACCAGCTCTAGCGATTTCACAAAGGACTGGATCATCTGATCAACATCGAGAATGTGCATTTGTTTTGCTCCGGCGAATCTTTCTGATCAGCGCGGTCGCCTTCGTCACGAGGGCGAGTCCAACCGGATCGGTATCGGCGCAGAAAGAACGATGGCCACGTCATGCAAATTTCCTCGCACGAATCCAAACGGTGATCATGCCGCCGTACGGCGGGGCACCGCGAGGACGCTATGCGCTATTCTCGGTCATCGGTAAAATCCATTGTTTGGATAATACCCATCCGTGGCCCAAATGGTTGGAGGAGCCCAGCAGAGAAGGCTTACGGGAGACGTTTGGATTGGTAAGACTACGAATACTACCAGAGCGACGCAAGCCATCCCGGTCACGGCAGTACTCGTTCGTGTCTCCTGCGCGACTTTGCTAAGTATCGGCGACGGGACGCCCTCCGACTGATTACGGGGTCTACCGCAGACAGAGGTCGCGAACATCGCGATGCTGGTACCTTTGATGGTAGTTCGGCGGGTTGCAGGCGTAGCCAGCGATGCGGTGCTTGCGCTGAAACTGACTGCGATGGTGGTGGAAGCGCAAGGACACGACCATCACCACGAATCTCGCCGTGAAACGACGACTCTTTCACCTGGTCGGTGCGCATGCTCGGCCCCCCGGCAAATGAGGGACGCAATATACATCCCCGTCCCGAAGGCCTTCGCATCAGGCCCCTTCGACGCGGCTCGTCATCCCGTCGCCGTTCTGCCAAGCAAAGCGGTCATCGAGGTCCTCTTCGATCACCCCGGCCGCGTATAACTGTTCGAGCAGGTCCGCGACCGCAAGTATGCTCGACCCGTCCGTCGCGACCCGCCTGACGAGCTCCGAGGCTGTGCAGTTGCCGCACGCGATTAGTTGGCCAACGGAAATCGGAGCGACATCGTCAAGCACCCTGTGTTCCATGTTGCGTGAGCGGAGCTTGAAGTACCCGTTTCCTGGCCTGTATTGCAGGTCGCTGCGGAAGCGAATTGGCAGGCCTGGGGCTGGGCTCTCGAGCATATGCTGATCCATCATGCTCTGCAGCCCCTCCCGAAACTCGTCAGGCGTCCTGAAGCAACGTTGATCCACAATGCGATACCCGAGAGGCCACCGTTCGCTGCCCGGTACCGGCGTCACCAATTGTGAACGTCCCTGCGGCATATTTACGAGGAAGCCGGAAACACAGGCGATTGTCGTGTGATAGCCCTCCGGCAAGGCGATTGCATCACATTCGTTGGCCACTCTGAGCTTCTGCTTCCGCGCGCGTGCGCGCCCGGTGAAAGCCTTCGCGGTCGGTGCTTCCTTCCCCTGCAGGATGAGTTCGACCCCGAGCAGCTCCTCGGGCGAAAACGCCATGTGAATCTTATTGAGATGTGCTGTGCTCAGCACGGAGAAACGATTGGTAGTAGTGCCGTAACGGTCGAAGAGTCCGAGCACGCGCCTGGTGAGTGCCTCATCCTTGAGCGGGGCGGCTGTCGATGTTTGCGGCAATGCTCCCGTGATTTGGTAGTAGTCGTACAGAAACTGATCGTAGTGCGGGTTGTCCATAGGATCTGTGGCCCAGTAGCAGAAACCAGTGCGGGCTGCCGAACCAAACATGTCGCTTGCGACACCAACCACACCGCGCCAAAGCTCTGCATGCTCTTCGCTGTGGTCATAATAGCCTTTAAAGCGATCGGCCGAGAGGCCACAGAACCAGCAGCCGACGGTGCAGCCTTCGCTCAGCTCAAAGGCGATAATGGGGTGCGTGATCGAGGGCGCCGATCCGCCCAATTCGTCGTTGCAGCGCCGCATCTGGCGCTCACGCCAGGCATGAAATCGGGGGTTGGTCTTCGACATATCGCCTTCGACGCGCAGGCGGTCGCGATGGCGCAACATGTCGCGGATATGGTCATCCCACATCATCGCCAATGGCCAGGGGGCAGACTCCGGCTTGAAGCGGTAATTCAGGTGGTCACTGCGCCAGAGCGGCAGCATTTGCATTGGGTCAACTTCGATGCCGTAGCGCTCTGTTACCGCTCCAGGCGCGTCTACGTTCTCCGAAAGCGCCCTGCGGAACTTTACATCACCAGACAGCCGTTCCATGAAGCGCTTGACGTGTGACAACGTGCGCAGTTGCTCTGGTGTGCGCCGGTCAACATTCGGTCGGCAGTGTTCGCCCCGAGGGCACAGGTCGGCCCCTGAAGCCATACCTTGCAGGCTTGATGACATGTTTCTCTCTCAATTGGATGGCTTCCATGTTCTCTTGGCACGGCTCGGCCAAGTCGATGCCGGCAGAGCCAGAATCACGTCAAGTCGCCACCGCAACAACAACTACAATAAGTACAACGACCGCGGCGAAGCCAGGGAACTTTTCCTCGGCGTCGAGCCTCTTACTACTAGTCACCCTCTGTGGGTTGGCCAGCCGTACGTAACTTTTCACCTCGTCAGGCGTGATGTTGTAGTCGAGGCTCTTTCCGACCGCTGCGATCGTTGCAAGGCCTGTAGCAGTTGGTTTGACGTTTTCAAGCAGGCTCGCTTTTCCCCCTAAGTCGTTGACGAAGCGCTCTACATCAGTTTGCGGCATAGCTGATTTCCGCCTTTTCTCAATGTTGCCAAACTACCCATCTCGCTCTCGCAAACGCTCAAGTGATGATGCCGTGAACGAGGCAAGCGGCGTACCAATCTGAGATTTCTGGCCTTGCGCCTTGTCTGACCGTATACATTGTCAACTTGCCGACATTTGGCTCCCGAAACCGACAATTGGCCTGCTCCAAAATGTCGCCAACCGCGCATTCTTTCAGTCAGCGCTCTGCGGCCGCCAGCTCAGTTGTGGAGACGCCTGGTGGATCCCCCCGCGCGGCATCGATCGGGTGGCGGGGGCGACATTCATCTGACGCGCTCATTCCTTTGCGATGCTTGCCGTTCTGTCGACAAGCGTCACGACATCGCGAGATACTCTTGGAGTAGCGATTTCAAACTAGAGGCCACATTCAAGCCTCGAGGATTTCGAGCGCCTATGGGCAAGCCCTACACTGAATAAGTGGCTATCGAGCCGAGCGCCGTATGAGAAGCAAAAGGCAGAGCGGCGACTAAAAGAGGGCGCCGCCGCCCCCGCTATGGGTCGTCATCCCAACGGTCGTCGCGAAGGCTTCCACGGTTCGACGGTTCGATCACATCGCGGTCGAGATCTCGGCCTACCAGAACAGGATCGGCCTCCGCGGCCGATCCACGAATTGAACGATCTCAGTTAAAGTACGCGAACGTTTTCTGCCTTCGATTTTCCGGTCTTGCGATCCTGACCTAGGTCGTAGCTCACTTTCTGTCCTTCGCTCAGGGAACTGCCACCTTGCAAGGCAGACACATGCACAAACACGTCAGCCCCTCCATTTTCGGGTGTAATAAAGCCAAATCCCTTGTCTCCATTGAAAAACTTAATCGTGCCAGTGGCCATGAACAAATCCTCGACGCTTTCACGGCTGATTGCCGCTTGAAGGGCTTTAAGCCGGCAATTTGTCGCCCGCAATCTATTTGATCCTCATCTTGTCCCGAGCATCGGACCACTCACGCAAATGGAGGCGTCCAGAGGTTCATCATGTGTTGGCCGAAAGGATCAGTGGTCAAGCGGTTGCCGGTGACGACGCGGGGGCCATCGCTTGGTTTAGGAGCGACCAGGTTCCAACAGTGTCATCGGCACCTATTTGCTGCGATACCATGGCCGATATGGTGTTCATCCGTGTCGTGGTCTCGCCCGACAGTAACGACGCATAACGATAGTGCAGTGGCACGGTCCTCAACTTCCTTGTCCATCCGGATGAGCGCTTAAATGACCACCGGCCGATAAACCTGTTGAAGGCCGGCGACGTGAGGCCGGTCGAGGACGCAACAGGTGCGTGACGGCACCGCTCCCGCCGGCTGACCCCGCTGCGGTCGAGTCCCGAAGGGGCGCTCCTTCACTGGTGATCTCGTTGGAAGGGGAGGGTGGTTACCCAAGTCGACGGCGCGCCATTAAACCGGTGCCGCCTATCCGTGGAGCGGTGGGCCTGCTTGCTACTGCCCGTTCACGATGGCAACGCGGCCGTCGCCATCTTCTCCTGCCTAGATTACCAACTTGAGATGGCTGGACAAGACCAGGCCGGCGGCCCCGCGTAACGCGGTGTGACCTTCTCCGATCCCGTTCACCGTAATGGAAATCTCCTGGTTTGGCCGCTTCCTGACCAGGTGTTCGACATGCTGCTTGACGCGTTCCGCGGCGTCTGCACCGCCTCCTGCGATGTCGCCGTGGAGGACATAGGAGTTGAGCGACAGGGTCTGTTGCAGGTTCAGGATCCCGAATGCGACATTGCGGGTATAGCGATCGAGCAGAACATCGGCGGCCTCCGATCCTTCGGCGGCCTCTTTGACGAGGCGAGCGGAGGTGACACCTACGGGGTTCGCCAAACCGAGCCGAGCCGCTTCTCGCCGTAGCCAGGGCAGGGCCGCGACTGTCTCCCAACATCCATGTTTGCCGCAGTTGCAGAGCTCGCCATCAATTTGAACCACCGTATGGCCAAGTTCGCCTCCGGAGCCGGCAAGCCCCCGATAAACCCGTCCGTCGATGTAGAAGGCTCCGCCCAACACTTCACCGGTGTAGATGGCCGCGAACGTCTGCTGGCCTCTTCCCGGTCCAAACCACCGGTCGCCGACGAGGAGTGCGCGGGGGTGGTGATCGATGACCACGGGAAGCGAAAAATGCGTCTGCAGGATGTCGACCAGGGGAAGGCCGCTCAGAACCGGCGCGAGATTGACCGCAAGGATCACGCCGTTATCGCTGTCGATCATGCCGCCAGAGGCAATGCCGATCCCGAAGGGCGCCTGTTGGGCCTGGGAGAGCGTTGCAGACAAGGTGTCCTTGATGATCGCCAGGAACGCATCCCTGTCTCCATGCGGATCGAATTCTGCCTTGGTGAGTGCCTTGATCTCGCCGCTTAGCGTCACGAGACATGTCTGGGTTCTGCCCGGCAAGAGAAGCACGGCGCCGAGCATCGGGGCTTCCGGATTGAAATAGATCGGACGCGCCGGCTTGCCGCCCTTGAAGTCGGAGGGGACCGCTTCGCCTTCGACGAGCAGGCCCTCTTCGATCATCGGCTGGACGATGCCGGTTATCGTCGTACGGTTCACGCCTGCCAGACGGGCAAGCTCCGCGCGGCTCTTGGGGCCGTGGTCGTACAGGGCCTGCAGCACGCGGCCACGATTGATCTCGCCCAGCGTCGACTGTGAAACAAGCGTCACGTTGCCACCGTCGCCAGCGTCCTTTTGGGAAGGACTGCGCTGCCCGAGCGAATAAGGTGGTTGATTCTCGAATTTCAACTTGCATCTCCGATTTGGCAGCTGGTCTTTCTAGCCTGTGAACGCTTGCTCGACCAGACGGGGTCCGCGCGCACATCCAGGACCGGTCGCGAGCGGGTGAGGCCGCACCGCTG
The sequence above is drawn from the Sinorhizobium fredii genome and encodes:
- a CDS encoding flavin reductase produces the protein MIDRSQYRDAMAGLAAAVNIVTSNGAAGLAGCTVTAACSVTDEPPTLLVCINRSSATNEIIRKNGNLCVNVLSADQRDVAMQFATKGLSVRERLACAKWGALETGAPVLDGAVCAFDCQVDSASEVGTHTVFYCGVTAVRYEAGCDGLIYFGRDFHRVGVSAARLAEIRA
- a CDS encoding sterol desaturase family protein, producing MHILDVDQMIQSFVKSLELVVIFATFCAALELTLPAYRYSFASYVRGVRNWIIRLGWGALVWHLYAVSLDWLGVKPLVTIDFGTLLHSENAIINTGLAVLSGVLVAIAGDFFYYWMHRAQHAVPFLWRLHATHHSIRELTAWNCNHHVTEPLIYAALVALPLALIHFESGVVPVVAMTLITFQAHLSHSSTRINLGPLRYIIGDNKFHRIHHSMEPHHRHRNYGFFTTLWDTIFLTAYWPKKNEWPEVGLRDQPEPLTVRDYIMFPFDRRRWRRAKVGSDVGAGD
- a CDS encoding radical SAM family RiPP maturation amino acid epimerase, producing MERLSGDVKFRRALSENVDAPGAVTERYGIEVDPMQMLPLWRSDHLNYRFKPESAPWPLAMMWDDHIRDMLRHRDRLRVEGDMSKTNPRFHAWRERQMRRCNDELGGSAPSITHPIIAFELSEGCTVGCWFCGLSADRFKGYYDHSEEHAELWRGVVGVASDMFGSAARTGFCYWATDPMDNPHYDQFLYDYYQITGALPQTSTAAPLKDEALTRRVLGLFDRYGTTTNRFSVLSTAHLNKIHMAFSPEELLGVELILQGKEAPTAKAFTGRARARKQKLRVANECDAIALPEGYHTTIACVSGFLVNMPQGRSQLVTPVPGSERWPLGYRIVDQRCFRTPDEFREGLQSMMDQHMLESPAPGLPIRFRSDLQYRPGNGYFKLRSRNMEHRVLDDVAPISVGQLIACGNCTASELVRRVATDGSSILAVADLLEQLYAAGVIEEDLDDRFAWQNGDGMTSRVEGA
- a CDS encoding cold-shock protein, with amino-acid sequence MATGTIKFFNGDKGFGFITPENGGADVFVHVSALQGGSSLSEGQKVSYDLGQDRKTGKSKAENVRVL
- a CDS encoding ROK family transcriptional regulator, which codes for MKFENQPPYSLGQRSPSQKDAGDGGNVTLVSQSTLGEINRGRVLQALYDHGPKSRAELARLAGVNRTTITGIVQPMIEEGLLVEGEAVPSDFKGGKPARPIYFNPEAPMLGAVLLLPGRTQTCLVTLSGEIKALTKAEFDPHGDRDAFLAIIKDTLSATLSQAQQAPFGIGIASGGMIDSDNGVILAVNLAPVLSGLPLVDILQTHFSLPVVIDHHPRALLVGDRWFGPGRGQQTFAAIYTGEVLGGAFYIDGRVYRGLAGSGGELGHTVVQIDGELCNCGKHGCWETVAALPWLRREAARLGLANPVGVTSARLVKEAAEGSEAADVLLDRYTRNVAFGILNLQQTLSLNSYVLHGDIAGGGADAAERVKQHVEHLVRKRPNQEISITVNGIGEGHTALRGAAGLVLSSHLKLVI